One part of the Ornithodoros turicata isolate Travis chromosome 2, ASM3712646v1, whole genome shotgun sequence genome encodes these proteins:
- the LOC135385642 gene encoding 26S proteasome regulatory subunit 6B, which produces MEELGIILPEKEEACTLDPKLPGTDDLDAEDLYIKYKKLKRQLEFLEVQEEYIKDEQRNLKKEYLHAQEEVKRIQSVPLVIGQFLEAVDPNTGIVGSTTGSNYYVRILSTIDRELLKPSASVALHKHSNALVDVLPPEADSSISMLRADEKPDVNYGDIGGLDIQKQEIREAVELPLTHFELYKQIGIDPPRGVLMYGPPGCGKTMLAKAVAHHTTAAFIRVVGSEFVQKYLGEGPRMVRDVFRLARENAPAIIFIDEIDAIATKRFDAQTGADREVQRILLELLNQMDGFDQTTNVKVIMATNRADTLDPALLRPGRLDRKIEFPMPDRRQKRLIFSTITSSMNLSEEVDLEDYVARPDRITGADINAICQEAGMHAVRENRYVVLAKDFEKGYKNNIKKDESEHEFYK; this is translated from the exons ATGGAAGAACTGGGTATTATACTCCCTGAGAAG GAGGAAGCCTGCACTTTGGATCCAAAGCTACCAGGCACGGACGACCTAGACGCCGAAGATTTGTACATAAAATACAAG AAACTAAAGAGACAGCTCGAGTTTCTTGAGGTGCAGGAGGAATACATAAAAGATGAACAAAGAAACTTGAAGAAGGAATATCTCCACGCACAGGAAGAAGTAAAGAGGATACAGAGTGTACCTCTTGTAATTGGACAGTTTTTGGAAGCAGTGGATCCAAACACTGGCATTGTGGGATCCACAACAG GCTCCAACTACTATGTGCGTATTCTGTCAACCATTGACCGTGAACTGTTGAAACCCAGTGCTAGTGTTGCCTTGCACAAGCACAGCAATGCTCTTGTAGATGTGCTCCCTCCAGAAGCTGACAGTAGCATCTCTATGCTAAGAGCAG ACGAGAAACCTGACGTTAACTATGGAGACATTGGTGGACTGGACATCCAAAAGCAGGAGATACGAGAGGCTGTGGAACTGCCCTTGACTCATTTTGAATTGTACAAGCAAATTGGTATTGATCCTCCCAGGGGAGTGCTCATGTACGGTCCACCTGGATGCGGAAAGACAATGCTTGCCAAAGCTGTTGCCCATCACACTACAG CTGCATTTATCCGTGTGGTCGGATCAGAGTTTGTGCAAAAGTACCTCGGTGAAGGTCCTCGCATGGTGAGAGATGTATTTCGGCTGGCCAGAGAAAACGCTCCTGCCATCATCTTCATTGATGAGATTGATGCTATAGCCACGAAGAGATTTGATGCTCAGACTGGAG CTGACAGAGAGGTCCAGAGAATTTTGCTTGAGCTACTTAATCAAATGGATGGCTTTGATCAGACAACAAATGTCAAG GTGATCATGGCCACAAATCGAGCAGACACCTTGGACCCTGCtctcttgcgtcctggacgTTTGGACAGAAAGATCGAGTTCCCAATGCCGGACAGGCGTCAGAAGAGACTCATCTTCTCTACCATCACTTCAAGCATGAACCTCAGCGAGGAAGTAGATTTGGAAGACTACGTTGCACGTCCGGACCGTATCACTGGGGCTGATATCAATGCCATTTGTCAGGAG GCTGGAATGCATGCCGTGCGAGAAAACAGGTATGTTGTGCTTGCCAAGGACTTCGAGAAGGGCTACAAGAACAACATCAAAAAGGATGAATCTGAACATGAGTTCtacaaatga
- the LOC135383796 gene encoding dual specificity protein phosphatase 14-like: MHKALKKRLVPRKIPRVRSMAFGVISQVTDFLFLSGVRPLTLPAVRSLGITTIINCTMDLPDLPIGAEVEFVRVRVDDSPIFDLSVYFDPVADRIQEVYLRGGKVLVHCMAGASRSPALVMAYLMKYHRMRLRDAFRYVKQRRPVVHPNYGFFKQLIDYENQLFGSASVEMVPVPSLGPGYGLVPDIYLEECKGLLWLHSLKAMGR, translated from the exons ATGCACAAAGCCCTCAAGAAGCGTCTTGTTCCTCGTAAG ATCCCGCGAGTCCGCAGTATGGCGTTCGGAGTGATTTCCCAAGTGACAGACTTTCTGTTTCTAAGTGGCGTAAGGCCGCTTACCTTACCAGCTGTACGGAGTCTAGGCATCACGACGATCATAAATTGCACCATGGACCTTCCAGACCTACCTATCGGCGCTGAAGTTGAGTTTGTGCGGGTACGAGTCGACGACTCGCCGATTTTCGACTTGTCGGTATACTTCGATCCAGTCGCCGATCGTATTCAAGAAGTCTATTTACGCGGAGGGAAGGTACTTGTTCATTGCATGGCAGGAGCAAGTCGGTCACCCGCCTTGGTCATGGCCTATTTGATGAAGTACCATCGCATGCGATTACGCGACGCGTTTCGGTATGTGAAGCAGCGCCGACCTGTGGTGCATCCGAACTATGGTTTCTTCAAGCAGCTCATCGACTATGAGAACCAGCTCTTCGGATCTGCATCGGTGGAGATGGTGCCAGTGCCCAGCCTTGGACCGGGTTATGGTCTTGTACCAGACATCTACCTCGAAGAATGCAAGGGCCTTCTTTGGCTGCACAGTCTCAAAGCTATGGGGCGTTGA
- the LOC135383797 gene encoding uncharacterized protein LOC135383797: MIQGMLEPIRLPEGQVAVDVPDIPGGRVYTCAYCAKQFSTSGNLSKHRRKVHKVIGQSSVSTKELRCLEDECTFSTNRRDDLRDHLTLAHTIEMIDVREKFTSMAEFRQWLDDLSVDEKSQFTTRSCSAERRARVHRYLCNRSGVSVPKQERRRRIKSQGSCKAGNCCTAYLTAREALVTGVVTVSGCLTHYGHDKDVEHLRISSSDRNTIISYLQSGLPVDKILENVRGEYPTRAEDLRRSHLITAADIRNIANAEGIRLWRLHDDESESVKKLVHRLDESEQSPILLFKPSGVPSGPDLPRIIEDDFILVMQTPEQREQLLTFGAEVICVHAVPGAHSCKYTLITLLVSNSAGDGAPVAWCLTTADITSSIFTFYQAIAQNVAILQPQCLLSDDSKVYYTAWLEVFGTEHAPQRRLCEWHVKKVWNEQLAFLVPTQSTRDHIKKALDVLYQQTSRDAFQMLMNGLLRELKGERGTVAFGNYLETNFVSRAELWANCYVTTANATMNLDTFDRFLRHYFLTKANKRVDKLVYTLLTASKTNHLESVLEPVKGPLTKEKALITQAHQNGLLIPSDCIIQVDSEKWTVRCGSLTYEVTCVNGCQGKCRRICEQCNVCVHKFACSCPSRYMCKHIHACIIKAIYGATSDETLGHPAMGAVTSTEEILIIEPVTEHMQEEIVEEEPVTNFELDITSTRRMELIQVLQELNEASANVWELLCTTDVQLPIDVDEQIARLRVSGEHLRSFHAQNSAATSVTYMDHDYTFGAS; encoded by the coding sequence ATGATACAGGGAATGTTAGAGCCCATACGATTACCGGAAGGACAAGTCGCAGTAGATGTGCCAGATATACCTGGAGGCCGTGTTTATACGTGCGCGTACTGCGCCAAGCAATTCAGCACGTCTGgcaatttatccaagcacagaaGGAAAGTCCACAAAGTGATAGGTCAGTCATCTGTGTCGACCAAGGAGCTAAGATGCCTGGAAGACGAGTGCACATTTTCCACAAATCGCAGAGACGATTTGCGCGACCACCTCACGTTGGCACACACCATAGAAATGATCGACGTTCGCGAGAAGTTCACCTCCATGGCAGAGTTTCGCCAGTGGTTGGACGACCTCTCAGTTGACGAGAAATCTCAGTTTACAACGAGATCATGCAGCGCAGAGCGCCGTGCTCGTGTCCACAGATACCTTTGCAACCGGTCGGGTGTGAGTGTTCCGAAGCAAGAGAGACGCCGGAGGATAAAATCGCAGGGTTCATGCAAAGCGGGAAACTGCTGCACCGCGTATCTGACAGCGAGGGAGGCATTGGTCACCGGAGTTGTGACTGTGTCAGGATGCCTCACGCATTATGGACACGACAAGGATGTTGAGCACTTGCGCATCTCATCTTCAGACCGTAACACCATTATAAGCTATCTCCAGAGCGGATTACCCGTCGACAAAATTTTGGAGAATGTTCGTGGGGAATACCCAACGAGGGCAGAAGACCTGAGGAGGTCTCACCTCATCACAGCTGCTGACATCCGAAACATTGCAAATGCAGAAGGGATCCGATTGTGGAGACTGCACGACGACGAGAGCGAAAGCGTCAAGAAGCTTGTGCACAGACTTGACGAGTCTGAACAGAGTCCCATATTGTTGTTCAAACCCAGTGGCGTGCCGTCGGGTCCAGACTTGCCACGAATAATCGAAGACGACTTCATCCTCGTAATGCAGACTCCGGAACAAAGAGAACAGCTTCTCACCTTTGGTGCTGAGGTGATATGCGTACATGCTGTTCCGGGTGCACATTCGTGCAAGTATACCCTCATCACTCTCCTTGTATCAAATTCAGCTGGAGATGGGGCACCGGTAGCATGGTGTCTGACGACTGCCGATATCACCTCATCCATTTTCACGTTCTACCAAGCTATTGCCCAGAATGTGGCTATCCTTCAGCCCCAATGTCTCCTGTCAGATGACTCCAAAGTGTACTACACTGCCTGGCTCGAAGTCTTCGGAACCGAGCACGCGCCACAGAGACGACTGTGTGAGTGGCACGTGAAAAAAGTGTGGAATGAGCAGTTGGCATTTCTTGTTCCTACACAGAGCACCAGGGATCACATTAAGAAAGCTCTAGATGTCCTTTACCAGCAGACATCACGAGATGCTTTCCAAATGCTGATGAACGGGCTATTAAGGGAGCTTAAAGGGGAGAGGGGCACAGTAGCGTTTGGAAACTACCTAGAGACAAATTTTGTGTCCAGAGCAGAGTTGTGGGCCAACTGCTACGTGACCACCGCGAATGCTACCATGAACCTGGACACATTCGATCGGTTCCTCAGGCACTACTTCCTGACAAAAGCGAACAAGCGTGTCGACAAGCTCGTGTACACTTTGCTCACGGCATCCAAGACAAATCACTTGGAAAGTGTGCTTGAGCCTGTCAAGGGTCCCCTTACCAAAGAGAAGGCATTGATCACTCAGGCACATCAGAATGGCCTGCTCATTCCATCGGATTGCATCATTCAAGTGGACAGTGAAAAGTGGACCGTCCGATGCGGATCTCTCACGTACGAAGTGACATGCGTAAACGGGTGCCAAGGAAAGTGCCGCCGCATTTGTGAACAGTGCAACGTTTGTGTCCATAAGTTTGCTTGCAGTTGCCCATCACGGTATATGTGTAAGCACATCCACGCTTGCATCATCAAAGCCATCTACGGAGCAACCAGCGATGAAACTCTGGGCCATCCTGCCATGGGAGCGGTTACGTCGACGGAGGAGATTCTCATCATTGAACCAGTTACAGAACACATGCAAGAGGAGATTGTTGAGGAAGAGCCTGTCACTAATTTCGAGCTAGACATCACATCGACACGAAGGATGGAGCTAATCCAGGTTCTCCAGGAACTCAATGAGGCATCTGCAAATGTATGGGAACTGCTGTGCACAACGGATGTGCAACTGCCCATAGATGTTGACGAGCAGATTGCAAGGTTGAGGGTCTCAGGAGAGCACTTGCGTTCCTTCCACGCGCAAAACTCAGCTGCGACTTCAGTTACATACATGGATCATGACTACACATTTGGTGCTTCTTGA